In Motacilla alba alba isolate MOTALB_02 chromosome 21, Motacilla_alba_V1.0_pri, whole genome shotgun sequence, the following are encoded in one genomic region:
- the NADK gene encoding NAD kinase isoform X2 — MEFLFRAPALLVGMFLGGKRTHGRTRSLHGPCPVTTFGPKACMLQNPKTIMHIQDPASQRLTWNKPPKSVLVIKKIRDASLLQPFKELCVYLTEENNMIVYVEKKVLEDPAIANDENFGPVKKKFCTFREDYDDISNQIDFIICLGGDGTLLYASSLFQGSVPPVMAFHLGSLGFLTPFNFENFQSQVTQVIEGNAALVLRSRLKVKVVKEHREKSAVQNGIEENGVVSASLEKEAGKQIMQYQVLNEVVVDRGPSSYLSNVDVFLDGHLITTVQGDGVIVSTPTGSTAYAAAAGASMIHPNVPAIMITPICPHSLSFRPIVVPAGVELKIMLSPDARNTAWVSFDGRKRQEICHGDSISITTSCYPLPSICFRDPVSDWFESLAECLHWNVRKKQNNFAVEEEEF; from the exons atgGAATTCCTGTTCagagctcctgctttgctggTAGGAATGTTCTTGGGAGGCAAGAGAACACACGG GAGAACGCGCTCCTTGCATGGACCATGCCCAGTGACCACGTTTGGACCAAAGGCCTGCATGCTGCAGAATCCCAAAACGATTAT GCACATTCAGGATCCAGCAAGCCAGCGGTTGACATGGAACAAACCTCCCAAGAGTGTCCTTGTGATTAAGAAGATCCGTGATGCCAGTCTGCTGCAGCCCTTCAAAGAGCTCTGTGTGTACCTGACTGAG gAGAACAATATGATAGTGTATGTAGAAAAAAAGGTGTTGGAAGACCCTGCTATAGCTAATGATGAGAATTTTGGACCAGTGAAGAAGAAATTTTGCACCTTCAGAGAAG ACTATGATGATATCTCCAATCAGATAGACTTTATCATATGCCTGGGAGGAGATGGGACCTTACTTTATGCTTCTTCACTTTTCCAG GGTAGTGTACCTCCAGTTATGGCTTTTCATCTGGGATCCCTTGGATTTCTTACTCCATTTAATTTTGAGAATTTTCAGTCCCAAGTCACTCAGGTTATAGAAG GCAACGCCGCTCTGGTCCTGCGGAGCAGGCTCAAGGTGAAGGTGGTGAAGGAGCACAGGGAGAAAAGCGCGGTGCAGAACGGGATCGAGGAGAACGGGGTCGTGTCTGCAAGCCTGGAGAAAGAAGCGGGCAAACAAATTATGCAATATCag GTCCTCAATGAAGTCGTGGTGGATCGTGGCCCTTCCTCCTACCTGTCCAACGTGGACGTGTTCCTGGATGGGCACCTGATAACCACAGTGCAAGGAGATG gggtgaTCGTGTCCACGCCGACGGGCAGCACCGCGTACGCCGCCGCGGCCGGGGCGTCCATGATCCACCCCAACGTCCCTGCCATCATGATCACCCCCATCTGCCCCCACTCCCTGTCCTTCAGACCCATCGTGGTTCCTGCTGGAGTGGAGCTCAAG ATCATGCTCTCCCCAGATGCCAGGAACACGGCGTGGGTTTCGTTTGATGgaaggaagaggcaggaaaTATGCCATGGAGACAG TATCAGCATCACTACCTCTTGCTACCCCCTCCCCTCCATCTGCTTCCGGGACCCCGTCAGCGACTGGTTCGAGAGCCTGGCCGAGTGCCTGCACTGGAACGTGCGCAAGAAGCAGAACAACTTCGCCGTGGAGGAAGAGGAATTCTGA
- the LOC119710697 gene encoding uncharacterized protein LOC119710697 isoform X1, protein MDGSGGAAAAGPSVPNLTPRHRQLIPTPCGPIKPCSELSFPVKIYFCVTILSLLSVIGLTIETLVSQTEEDFTISFIQLVGVVFCVYYVSRGILQENRQELVVFVLSILLLMLRSIINFSLLPAAQKAQLLARFVLILLVGSFDVICALILIQSQSMMAFRVGGALESLQSQYFMLNLCFSMLTFDLQAQLCLCILLISLHEVTLLHNIISSTGVVWGCLKVTVGIVAILKELKPLVWVFLIQNVPEVVYLVYLLYTVIREWGKGNSYTLEAAFITGSCISVTIKSVLFWALLHVYRSFGQGLRERMFSSYGRIDS, encoded by the exons cggcggcgcggccgcggcggggccgagcgTGCCCAACCTGACCCCGCGGCACCGGCAGCTCATCCCCACGCCCTGCGGCCCC ATAAAGCCATGCTCAGAGCTCTCATTCCCTGTGAAGATCTACTTCTGTGTCACTATTTTGTCCCTGCTGAGTGTCATAGGGCTGACCATCGAGACACTGGTGAGCCAGACTGAGGAGGACTTCACCATTTCCTTTATTCAGCTGGTTGGAGTTG TGTTCTGTGTGTACTACGTGAGCAGGGGCATCCTGCAGGAGAACCGCCAGGAGCTCGTGGTGTTCGtgctctccatcctgctgctgatgctgcGCTCCATCATCAACTtcagcctgctccctgctgcccagaaaGCTCAGCTGCTG GCCCGTTTTGTGCTGATCCTGCTGGTGGGCTCCTTCGATGTCATCTGTGCCCTCATCCTGATCCAGAGCCAGTCCATGATGGCATTCCGGGTGGGGGGTGCCCTGGAGAGCCTCCAGTCCCAGTACTTCATGCTCAacctctgcttttccatgctCACTTTTGATCTGCAGGCACAG ctgtgcctgtgcatcCTCCTGATCAGCCTGCACGAGGTCACCCTGCTGCACAACATCATCTCATCCACGGGCGTCGTCTGGGGCTGCCTCAAGGTCACCGTGGGCATCGTTGCA attttaaaagagCTGAAACCTCTGGTGTGGGTTTTCCTGATTCAGAATGTGCCTGAGGTGGTTTATCTCGTCTACCTGCTCTACACG gTGATCAGGGAGTGGGGCAAAGGCAATTCTTACACCCTGGAAGCTGCTTTCATCACCGGCTCCTGCATTTCTGTCACAATAAAATCTGTTCTGTTCTGGGCTCTGCTTCACGTCTACCGCAGCTTcgggcaggggctgagggagagaA TGTTTTCCTCCTATGGAAGGATCGACTCCTGa
- the NADK gene encoding NAD kinase isoform X1, whose translation MEMSREKLCASKADGSSDSAYHCSACHDDEGWGSTSRGRAKSRSLSASPALGSTKEFRRTRSLHGPCPVTTFGPKACMLQNPKTIMHIQDPASQRLTWNKPPKSVLVIKKIRDASLLQPFKELCVYLTEENNMIVYVEKKVLEDPAIANDENFGPVKKKFCTFREDYDDISNQIDFIICLGGDGTLLYASSLFQGSVPPVMAFHLGSLGFLTPFNFENFQSQVTQVIEGNAALVLRSRLKVKVVKEHREKSAVQNGIEENGVVSASLEKEAGKQIMQYQVLNEVVVDRGPSSYLSNVDVFLDGHLITTVQGDGVIVSTPTGSTAYAAAAGASMIHPNVPAIMITPICPHSLSFRPIVVPAGVELKIMLSPDARNTAWVSFDGRKRQEICHGDSISITTSCYPLPSICFRDPVSDWFESLAECLHWNVRKKQNNFAVEEEEF comes from the exons ATGGAGATGAGTCGGGAGAAGCTGTGTGCCAGCAAGGCTGATGGCAGCTCAGACTCTGCCTACCACTGCTCGGCGTGCCACGACGAcgagggctggggcagcacgAGCCGGGGCCGAGCCAAGTCACGGAGTTTGTCAGCTTCACCTGCCCTTGGAAGCACCAAAGAATTCAG GAGAACGCGCTCCTTGCATGGACCATGCCCAGTGACCACGTTTGGACCAAAGGCCTGCATGCTGCAGAATCCCAAAACGATTAT GCACATTCAGGATCCAGCAAGCCAGCGGTTGACATGGAACAAACCTCCCAAGAGTGTCCTTGTGATTAAGAAGATCCGTGATGCCAGTCTGCTGCAGCCCTTCAAAGAGCTCTGTGTGTACCTGACTGAG gAGAACAATATGATAGTGTATGTAGAAAAAAAGGTGTTGGAAGACCCTGCTATAGCTAATGATGAGAATTTTGGACCAGTGAAGAAGAAATTTTGCACCTTCAGAGAAG ACTATGATGATATCTCCAATCAGATAGACTTTATCATATGCCTGGGAGGAGATGGGACCTTACTTTATGCTTCTTCACTTTTCCAG GGTAGTGTACCTCCAGTTATGGCTTTTCATCTGGGATCCCTTGGATTTCTTACTCCATTTAATTTTGAGAATTTTCAGTCCCAAGTCACTCAGGTTATAGAAG GCAACGCCGCTCTGGTCCTGCGGAGCAGGCTCAAGGTGAAGGTGGTGAAGGAGCACAGGGAGAAAAGCGCGGTGCAGAACGGGATCGAGGAGAACGGGGTCGTGTCTGCAAGCCTGGAGAAAGAAGCGGGCAAACAAATTATGCAATATCag GTCCTCAATGAAGTCGTGGTGGATCGTGGCCCTTCCTCCTACCTGTCCAACGTGGACGTGTTCCTGGATGGGCACCTGATAACCACAGTGCAAGGAGATG gggtgaTCGTGTCCACGCCGACGGGCAGCACCGCGTACGCCGCCGCGGCCGGGGCGTCCATGATCCACCCCAACGTCCCTGCCATCATGATCACCCCCATCTGCCCCCACTCCCTGTCCTTCAGACCCATCGTGGTTCCTGCTGGAGTGGAGCTCAAG ATCATGCTCTCCCCAGATGCCAGGAACACGGCGTGGGTTTCGTTTGATGgaaggaagaggcaggaaaTATGCCATGGAGACAG TATCAGCATCACTACCTCTTGCTACCCCCTCCCCTCCATCTGCTTCCGGGACCCCGTCAGCGACTGGTTCGAGAGCCTGGCCGAGTGCCTGCACTGGAACGTGCGCAAGAAGCAGAACAACTTCGCCGTGGAGGAAGAGGAATTCTGA
- the NADK gene encoding NAD kinase isoform X3: MGRATRELLSRWNSCSELLLCWRTRSLHGPCPVTTFGPKACMLQNPKTIMHIQDPASQRLTWNKPPKSVLVIKKIRDASLLQPFKELCVYLTEENNMIVYVEKKVLEDPAIANDENFGPVKKKFCTFREDYDDISNQIDFIICLGGDGTLLYASSLFQGSVPPVMAFHLGSLGFLTPFNFENFQSQVTQVIEGNAALVLRSRLKVKVVKEHREKSAVQNGIEENGVVSASLEKEAGKQIMQYQVLNEVVVDRGPSSYLSNVDVFLDGHLITTVQGDGVIVSTPTGSTAYAAAAGASMIHPNVPAIMITPICPHSLSFRPIVVPAGVELKIMLSPDARNTAWVSFDGRKRQEICHGDSISITTSCYPLPSICFRDPVSDWFESLAECLHWNVRKKQNNFAVEEEEF, from the exons ATGGGCAGAGCCACgagggagctgctcagcagatgGAATTCCTGTTCagagctcctgctttgctg GAGAACGCGCTCCTTGCATGGACCATGCCCAGTGACCACGTTTGGACCAAAGGCCTGCATGCTGCAGAATCCCAAAACGATTAT GCACATTCAGGATCCAGCAAGCCAGCGGTTGACATGGAACAAACCTCCCAAGAGTGTCCTTGTGATTAAGAAGATCCGTGATGCCAGTCTGCTGCAGCCCTTCAAAGAGCTCTGTGTGTACCTGACTGAG gAGAACAATATGATAGTGTATGTAGAAAAAAAGGTGTTGGAAGACCCTGCTATAGCTAATGATGAGAATTTTGGACCAGTGAAGAAGAAATTTTGCACCTTCAGAGAAG ACTATGATGATATCTCCAATCAGATAGACTTTATCATATGCCTGGGAGGAGATGGGACCTTACTTTATGCTTCTTCACTTTTCCAG GGTAGTGTACCTCCAGTTATGGCTTTTCATCTGGGATCCCTTGGATTTCTTACTCCATTTAATTTTGAGAATTTTCAGTCCCAAGTCACTCAGGTTATAGAAG GCAACGCCGCTCTGGTCCTGCGGAGCAGGCTCAAGGTGAAGGTGGTGAAGGAGCACAGGGAGAAAAGCGCGGTGCAGAACGGGATCGAGGAGAACGGGGTCGTGTCTGCAAGCCTGGAGAAAGAAGCGGGCAAACAAATTATGCAATATCag GTCCTCAATGAAGTCGTGGTGGATCGTGGCCCTTCCTCCTACCTGTCCAACGTGGACGTGTTCCTGGATGGGCACCTGATAACCACAGTGCAAGGAGATG gggtgaTCGTGTCCACGCCGACGGGCAGCACCGCGTACGCCGCCGCGGCCGGGGCGTCCATGATCCACCCCAACGTCCCTGCCATCATGATCACCCCCATCTGCCCCCACTCCCTGTCCTTCAGACCCATCGTGGTTCCTGCTGGAGTGGAGCTCAAG ATCATGCTCTCCCCAGATGCCAGGAACACGGCGTGGGTTTCGTTTGATGgaaggaagaggcaggaaaTATGCCATGGAGACAG TATCAGCATCACTACCTCTTGCTACCCCCTCCCCTCCATCTGCTTCCGGGACCCCGTCAGCGACTGGTTCGAGAGCCTGGCCGAGTGCCTGCACTGGAACGTGCGCAAGAAGCAGAACAACTTCGCCGTGGAGGAAGAGGAATTCTGA
- the LOC119710697 gene encoding uncharacterized protein LOC119710697 isoform X2 — protein sequence MDGSGGAAAAGPSVPNLTPRHRQLIPTPCGPIKPCSELSFPVKIYFCVTILSLLSVIGLTIETLVSQTEEDFTISFIQLVGVVFCVYYVSRGILQENRQELVVFVLSILLLMLRSIINFSLLPAAQKAQLLARFVLILLVGSFDVICALILIQSQSMMAFRVGGALESLQSQYFMLNLCFSMLTFDLQAQLCLCILLISLHEVTLLHNIISSTGVVWGCLKILKELKPLVWVFLIQNVPEVVYLVYLLYTVIREWGKGNSYTLEAAFITGSCISVTIKSVLFWALLHVYRSFGQGLRERMFSSYGRIDS from the exons cggcggcgcggccgcggcggggccgagcgTGCCCAACCTGACCCCGCGGCACCGGCAGCTCATCCCCACGCCCTGCGGCCCC ATAAAGCCATGCTCAGAGCTCTCATTCCCTGTGAAGATCTACTTCTGTGTCACTATTTTGTCCCTGCTGAGTGTCATAGGGCTGACCATCGAGACACTGGTGAGCCAGACTGAGGAGGACTTCACCATTTCCTTTATTCAGCTGGTTGGAGTTG TGTTCTGTGTGTACTACGTGAGCAGGGGCATCCTGCAGGAGAACCGCCAGGAGCTCGTGGTGTTCGtgctctccatcctgctgctgatgctgcGCTCCATCATCAACTtcagcctgctccctgctgcccagaaaGCTCAGCTGCTG GCCCGTTTTGTGCTGATCCTGCTGGTGGGCTCCTTCGATGTCATCTGTGCCCTCATCCTGATCCAGAGCCAGTCCATGATGGCATTCCGGGTGGGGGGTGCCCTGGAGAGCCTCCAGTCCCAGTACTTCATGCTCAacctctgcttttccatgctCACTTTTGATCTGCAGGCACAG ctgtgcctgtgcatcCTCCTGATCAGCCTGCACGAGGTCACCCTGCTGCACAACATCATCTCATCCACGGGCGTCGTCTGGGGCTGCCTCAAG attttaaaagagCTGAAACCTCTGGTGTGGGTTTTCCTGATTCAGAATGTGCCTGAGGTGGTTTATCTCGTCTACCTGCTCTACACG gTGATCAGGGAGTGGGGCAAAGGCAATTCTTACACCCTGGAAGCTGCTTTCATCACCGGCTCCTGCATTTCTGTCACAATAAAATCTGTTCTGTTCTGGGCTCTGCTTCACGTCTACCGCAGCTTcgggcaggggctgagggagagaA TGTTTTCCTCCTATGGAAGGATCGACTCCTGa